A single Mus caroli chromosome 15, CAROLI_EIJ_v1.1, whole genome shotgun sequence DNA region contains:
- the Erich5 gene encoding glutamate-rich protein 5 yields the protein MGCSSSALNKAGDSSRFGSGVTSNENSSTVEHNKFCVDQPKPCTPGGEAAFHGNTQRESHPSLERPKASVVPTANGVKSYHQPSLANDETPGKEATDHSRPTKKIEPLVQGGECEQPQPGGKDDMLGTEEVKKDVEARTEVQSLKGDAELKPLRMSSERDSPGAPQAGTMKFLQTAENILPLETTQELPPKEAMGKGAQPQILEAIPKENSSPEIEGIQSAESSEQQQLVEAPGEAEQPQALGTVLKESETSQMPDRSQPVPTPVMNKSPCEAPDSLRNAHEPQVTGGNRVQPAGSGETAAKVEMAREIHPDKEEQHIEGETGEKVEAEMKNEKESEEAETKEKETGEAVDLGAAGAGDRRA from the exons TAACTTCGAATGAGAATTCTTCCACTGTAGAACATAACAAGTTCTGTGTAGACCAACCTAAACCATGTACACCAGGAGGAGAAGCTGCCTTTCATGGCAACACACAAAGGGAAAGTCATCCTTCACTCGAGAGGCCCAAGGCTTCAGTGGTGCCTACAGCAAATGGTGTTAAATCCTACCATCAACCATCTCTGGCAAATGATGAGACCCCTGGAAAGGAAGCCACAGATCACTCAAGACCCACAAAGAAGATTGAGCCTCTAGTGCAAGGGGGAGAGTGTGAGCAACCACAGCCAGGAGGCAAAGATgacatgctgggaactgaggaaGTGAAGAAAGATGTGGAAGCAAGGACAGAGGTCCAGTCTTTAAAAGGAGATGCTGAGCTTAAGCCTCTGAGGATGTCATCAGAGAGGGACTCCCCTGGAGCTCCACAGGCTGGGACGATGAAGTTTCTACAAACAGCCGAGAACATTCTGCCTCTGGAAACAACTCAGGAGCTACCACCAAAAGAAGCAATGGGAAAGGGTGCACAGCCCCAGATTCTAGAAGCAATTCCCAAAGAGAACAGCTCTCCAGAAATAGAAGGGATCCAATCTGCAGAAAGCAGCGAACAGCAGCAACTTGTAGAAGCCCCAGGTGAAGCTGAGCAGCCCCAAGCTCTAGGAACAGTACTCAAAGAGAGCGAAACATCACAGATGCCAGACAGAAGCCAGCCCGTGCCAACACCTGTAATGAACAAGTCACCCTGTGAAGCTCCTGAcagtctcagaaatgcccatgaacCTCAAGTAACAGGTGGAAACAGGGTACAGCCAGCCGGAAGTGGAGAGACAGCAGCAAAGGTGGAAATGGCCAGAGAAATCCACCCTGATAAAGAGGAACAACACATTGAAG GTGAGACAGGAGAAAAGGTGGAAGCAGagatgaaaaatgagaaagaaagtgaagaagctgaaactaaagagaaagaaacaggagaagcTGTGGATCTTGGAGCAGCAGGGGCTGGTGACAGAAGGGCTTAG